In Dama dama isolate Ldn47 chromosome X, ASM3311817v1, whole genome shotgun sequence, one genomic interval encodes:
- the LOC133052192 gene encoding late histone H2B.L4-like, whose product MRSQRRQSRRPLRTPPPDNFVSFATYFPRLLRQVHTGLSLSHKVVNVMDSFVKDIFEWIAEEAGCLAISNNHCTITSGEIQTAVCLLLPGEICKYAMSEATKSVIRYDCCR is encoded by the coding sequence ATGCGGAGCCAAAGAAGGCAAAGTAGAAGACCGCTAAGGACACCGCCGCCAGACAACTTTGTGAGCTTCGCCACTTATTTCCCCAGGTTGCTGAGGCAAGTGCACACAGGCCTGAGTCTCTCCCACAAGGTGGTGAACGTCATGGATTCGTTTGTGAAGGATATTTTTGAGTGGATAGCCGAAGAGGCCGGGTGCCTGGCCATCTCCAACAATCACTGCACCATCACGAGTGGAGAGATCCAGACAGCTGTGTGTCTTCTCTTGCCTGGGGAGATCTGCAAGTATGCCATGTCTGAGGCCACCAAATCAGTCATCAGATACGACTGCTGCAGATGA